The following are encoded together in the Pedobacter steynii genome:
- a CDS encoding non-ribosomal peptide synthetase, whose translation MSERTLIRMLQRCAELKSVGVTFIEDSVKEDFLSYHQLYEEALKVLAIFQEKGIEPGHELVLQLEDNKTFIIVFWACILGGIIPVPLSIGQKDDHKKKLFQVWSVLNHPFIISGDQVLQKLNAFALADGSDELFLQIKSKWIAVTDIWSSSSSGRIFEAKEDDIAFLQFSSGSTGHPKGVILTHQNLLENIEAISKASAYSASDSMLSWMPLTHDMGMIGFHINPLFMQINQYLIPTDMFVRRPSLWLDKATKYEVSILCSPNFGYKYVLKHCSGLEINNWNLQAVRLIYNGAEPISEKLCRDFSDFLAVYGLRRNRIRPVYGLAEATLAVSISDLEDEVITCYLDRDKLKTGDKITIIKSSDHRAIPIVNVGKAISGFGLSITDHDGLPVKEQVVGEVHIKGGSVTTGYYNNTYETNKVVMPDGWFNTGDLGFMMNGSLYITGRSKDVIFINGQNYYPHDIEDVAHSVEGVELNKIAIAGFFNYQAQKNEVVGFIFHRGSLNKFVPLCKEVKAYINSKTGIELDALIPVKDIPRTTSGKLQRFRLVELYQQGEYKETETALNLLLDGEDGQRIIPAETEIEHRLLLIWRSLLDRVDFGIAHDFFEIGGSSLRAAEIGMQVYKEFNVELPFDIIYRERTIKALAVVIASSVVKEYQAIPVSPVYHSYPVSPAQRRLYFAWAMDKNSLAYNLPSAFRLANKPDVKRMEAAIRQLITRHDSLRMTFLFIDEPEFKINEQIDFILKVRESKKEEKTEELLKDFVRPFDLTSGPLFRIELLKLSTGYLLLTDFHHIISDGLSVYKFLDELFHLYQDHQLERLPIGYKDYALREFESKNDEQGAIPEKYWLDHLSGEIPVLQMATDFPRPMIFDAHGGKIKFQLDGSVVLALRKLALANESTLHVLLLAMYRILLFKYSGQQELIVGIPVSGRDHPDLRNLQGMFVNNLALKGPLLSGKSFRDYLISVRDSTNAGLNHRNYSFDRLINKIQATQNASRNPLFDTMFLFQEINLQKIGGGVELTDTYFFDPEISKFDISMEIHDLAENEITCFLEYSKSLFKKETILRIASHFRNLISEILQDPLKQVTALQMISTEEQQKSRNNDYFYREGLPEGENIWSLIEAQISAKPDQVAIVDHQCKVTYAALNDGINRLVSELKQQGFRANDIIGIQLPRSSEFVISLLAVMKAGGVFLLIDPELPEERIKYLLSNSKARFLIDKLHGLVVNKPIYSENLTAAENLAYILYTSGTTGNPKGVMIAHDSLFNYITWAAETYVGEEKLDFALFTSVSFDLTLTSIFVPLVTGNQMIIYQEGEAAGLIEKIINDNMAGVVKLTPSHLRILRELPFQESLMNAKLKKIIVGGEAFDSQLASDIFHKFKGNVELFNEYGPTEATVGCMIHRYNPKEQYLSVPIGVPIPNTQLYVLDPYLMPVPEGVIGELYISGKGLAQGYLFNEQLTNEKFIPSPFVSNVLMYKTGDLVKSINGRYLEYISRTDSQFKINGYRIEPAEIEFHLSAHEDISDVVVALINNDAGKILSAFFVYRNIDLPVEASVLRNFLSARLPHYMLPARFISLETIPLTKNGKVDYLALQYVGNQEQVLRVKHEAKTPIERSTLEVWEKVLRQNDLSIRDNFFEAGGDSIKAVQIASRLLEKGIKVEVKKILTYQTIEEISRHSEQVEVAVRQNHKNNIDMAEGFSPIAAWFFSHQFKKAEFFNQSVVLKFKLEVNIGLLEQAFQKLIAHHDALRLNYNTKRKLLFINEKHLSHSFSVTQLTGPELLPDLKCSFNLESSLLLKAAVFSNDQASDFLFITAHHLITDGVSWRILLEDLFTAYMQLSAQQSIALPAKTAVFIDWDKIRRIKKYQWQEEYWKKQESQNFSIPLDFETVNWTVGNKGKVYGLLSQDKTDFLTGKANKPYRTDAQILLLTALALALKDWTGSERPVIEMENHGRNLEFADVSRTIGWFTAIYPLLLRVGDLGIGSQIKNIKEQVKAVPDDGVGYGVLKYTTDHGQNNSIAEVRFNYLGHFDSEFNNDLFSYTGIYDTEDVAAENQLTAKLDLNMMVIGGQLQLEIAFNKEAHKMSTMTTLLNSFIQHLNMILDHVRNEDDIHFSPSDFDSVEIDQNELDSLFD comes from the coding sequence ATGTCAGAAAGAACTCTTATTCGAATGTTGCAGCGTTGCGCCGAACTGAAATCGGTTGGCGTGACTTTTATTGAAGATAGTGTAAAGGAAGATTTCTTATCCTATCATCAACTTTATGAGGAAGCGTTGAAGGTCCTCGCTATTTTTCAGGAAAAAGGTATAGAGCCCGGTCATGAACTGGTTCTTCAGTTGGAAGATAATAAGACATTTATAATTGTTTTTTGGGCTTGCATCCTGGGAGGAATAATTCCTGTTCCTTTATCTATTGGACAGAAAGATGATCATAAGAAAAAATTGTTCCAGGTATGGTCTGTTTTAAATCATCCTTTTATAATTTCGGGTGATCAGGTATTACAAAAACTAAATGCCTTTGCGCTTGCAGACGGATCAGATGAGCTGTTTCTTCAGATTAAGAGTAAGTGGATAGCGGTAACTGATATTTGGTCTTCTTCTTCTTCAGGTCGTATTTTTGAGGCAAAGGAAGATGATATTGCATTTCTTCAGTTCTCTTCGGGTTCAACTGGTCATCCTAAAGGAGTTATCCTTACCCATCAAAATTTGCTGGAAAATATTGAAGCTATAAGTAAGGCTTCAGCTTATTCAGCCAGTGACTCTATGTTAAGCTGGATGCCTTTAACTCATGATATGGGAATGATTGGGTTTCATATCAATCCGTTGTTTATGCAAATCAATCAGTACTTGATTCCTACTGATATGTTCGTCAGAAGACCTTCACTTTGGCTGGACAAAGCAACTAAATACGAAGTAAGTATTTTATGTTCTCCCAATTTTGGGTATAAATATGTCCTTAAACATTGTTCAGGACTTGAGATAAATAACTGGAATCTCCAAGCTGTCCGTCTTATTTATAATGGAGCAGAACCCATATCTGAGAAACTTTGTCGAGATTTTTCGGATTTTCTTGCTGTCTATGGTTTGAGAAGAAACAGGATACGTCCGGTTTATGGTTTAGCTGAGGCGACATTGGCTGTTTCGATTTCCGATCTTGAAGATGAAGTGATTACTTGTTATCTGGATCGGGATAAGTTGAAAACCGGAGATAAGATTACGATCATTAAAAGTAGTGACCACCGGGCTATCCCAATTGTTAATGTAGGTAAAGCTATTTCTGGTTTTGGGCTCAGTATTACTGATCATGATGGCCTGCCAGTAAAAGAACAGGTAGTAGGAGAAGTCCACATCAAGGGAGGTAGTGTTACCACTGGTTATTACAACAATACTTACGAGACAAACAAAGTTGTAATGCCAGATGGCTGGTTTAATACGGGCGATCTTGGGTTTATGATGAATGGATCATTGTATATAACCGGAAGATCTAAAGATGTGATTTTTATAAATGGTCAGAATTATTACCCTCATGATATAGAGGATGTTGCCCATTCAGTAGAAGGGGTTGAACTAAATAAGATCGCTATTGCTGGCTTTTTTAATTACCAGGCGCAAAAAAATGAGGTGGTGGGATTTATTTTTCATCGCGGCAGTCTGAATAAATTTGTGCCACTTTGTAAGGAGGTTAAAGCATATATCAACAGTAAGACCGGTATTGAACTGGATGCCTTGATCCCTGTAAAGGACATACCTAGAACTACAAGTGGGAAGTTACAAAGATTCAGGTTGGTAGAGCTTTACCAACAGGGCGAGTACAAAGAAACTGAAACCGCATTAAATTTACTTTTAGATGGCGAGGATGGCCAAAGAATCATTCCTGCGGAAACAGAAATTGAGCATCGTTTATTACTGATATGGAGATCATTGCTTGATAGAGTGGATTTTGGTATTGCCCATGATTTCTTCGAAATAGGAGGTAGTTCTCTAAGAGCAGCTGAAATTGGTATGCAAGTTTATAAAGAGTTTAATGTTGAGTTACCATTTGACATCATTTATAGAGAAAGAACAATAAAAGCACTTGCCGTTGTTATTGCTTCTTCAGTAGTGAAGGAGTATCAGGCTATTCCAGTTTCTCCGGTATATCACTCTTATCCTGTTTCACCAGCTCAAAGAAGACTTTATTTTGCCTGGGCAATGGATAAAAATTCATTGGCTTACAACCTGCCATCTGCCTTCCGTTTAGCGAACAAACCGGATGTGAAAAGAATGGAAGCGGCCATCCGGCAATTAATAACCAGGCATGATTCACTTCGTATGACTTTCTTGTTTATTGATGAGCCGGAATTTAAGATAAATGAACAGATCGATTTTATTTTGAAAGTCAGGGAATCGAAGAAAGAAGAAAAGACCGAAGAATTATTGAAGGACTTTGTCAGACCTTTCGATCTCACATCAGGTCCATTATTCAGAATAGAGTTATTGAAATTAAGTACAGGATATTTATTGCTTACTGATTTTCATCATATCATTTCTGACGGATTATCTGTATATAAATTTTTAGATGAGTTATTCCATCTCTATCAGGATCATCAACTGGAAAGGCTACCCATTGGTTATAAGGACTATGCTCTCCGGGAATTTGAAAGTAAAAATGATGAGCAGGGAGCTATACCGGAAAAGTATTGGCTCGACCATTTGAGTGGGGAAATCCCGGTGTTACAAATGGCAACTGATTTTCCTAGACCCATGATTTTTGACGCGCATGGTGGCAAGATTAAATTTCAGCTGGATGGCAGTGTTGTTTTGGCATTAAGAAAACTAGCTTTAGCTAATGAATCGACATTACATGTGCTTTTACTGGCAATGTATAGAATACTCCTTTTTAAATATTCAGGGCAGCAGGAGCTAATTGTAGGTATACCTGTTTCCGGAAGAGATCATCCGGATCTGCGGAATTTACAGGGAATGTTTGTTAATAATTTAGCACTGAAAGGCCCGCTATTATCAGGGAAAAGTTTTAGAGATTACCTGATAAGTGTAAGAGATTCAACCAATGCCGGATTAAATCATCGGAATTATTCATTTGATCGACTAATAAATAAAATACAAGCAACTCAAAATGCGAGCAGAAACCCACTGTTTGATACCATGTTTTTATTCCAGGAAATTAATCTACAAAAGATTGGTGGCGGTGTAGAGCTAACAGATACTTATTTCTTTGATCCTGAGATTTCAAAATTTGATATTTCAATGGAGATTCATGACCTGGCTGAAAATGAGATTACCTGTTTTCTTGAATATTCGAAGAGTCTCTTTAAAAAAGAAACGATTTTGCGCATTGCCAGTCATTTCCGAAACCTTATTTCCGAAATTTTACAGGATCCGTTAAAGCAGGTCACTGCCTTACAAATGATCAGTACAGAGGAGCAACAGAAAAGCAGGAATAATGATTATTTTTATAGAGAAGGACTTCCTGAAGGCGAGAATATCTGGTCTTTAATCGAGGCACAGATAAGCGCTAAACCTGACCAGGTGGCTATAGTAGATCATCAATGTAAGGTGACCTATGCAGCATTAAATGATGGAATTAATAGGCTGGTGTCTGAACTGAAGCAGCAGGGGTTTAGAGCAAATGATATTATTGGTATCCAGTTACCGAGATCATCGGAATTTGTGATCAGTCTATTAGCTGTAATGAAAGCTGGCGGAGTATTTTTATTAATAGATCCGGAGCTTCCTGAGGAAAGAATAAAATATCTGCTGAGCAATAGTAAAGCACGCTTTCTTATTGACAAGTTGCATGGACTAGTAGTTAATAAACCTATCTATAGTGAGAACCTGACAGCTGCTGAAAATCTTGCCTACATTCTTTATACTTCTGGAACAACGGGAAATCCTAAGGGAGTGATGATTGCTCATGATTCTTTATTCAATTATATCACATGGGCAGCTGAGACCTATGTTGGTGAAGAAAAACTGGATTTCGCTTTATTTACTTCTGTCTCCTTTGATCTCACTTTAACTTCAATTTTCGTCCCTTTAGTTACCGGTAATCAGATGATTATTTATCAGGAAGGAGAAGCAGCAGGGCTAATTGAAAAAATCATTAATGATAATATGGCTGGTGTAGTGAAATTGACACCCTCACATCTTCGTATTTTAAGAGAGCTTCCTTTTCAGGAATCCTTAATGAATGCTAAGCTCAAAAAAATCATTGTGGGAGGGGAGGCCTTCGATAGTCAGCTGGCAAGTGACATATTTCATAAATTTAAAGGAAATGTTGAATTGTTTAATGAATATGGGCCTACAGAAGCAACTGTTGGATGCATGATTCATCGTTATAATCCGAAAGAACAGTATTTATCTGTACCTATAGGAGTCCCTATTCCCAATACCCAATTATATGTTCTTGATCCATATTTAATGCCTGTACCAGAAGGGGTGATTGGCGAACTTTATATTTCCGGTAAGGGCCTGGCCCAGGGATATTTATTCAATGAGCAGTTAACCAACGAAAAATTTATTCCCAGTCCCTTTGTCAGCAATGTTTTAATGTATAAAACCGGCGATCTTGTCAAAAGTATTAATGGAAGATATCTGGAATACATAAGTAGGACAGATTCACAGTTTAAAATTAACGGATACAGAATAGAACCTGCGGAGATAGAATTTCATTTATCAGCTCATGAAGATATCAGTGATGTCGTGGTTGCGCTAATTAACAACGATGCGGGAAAAATTTTAAGTGCTTTTTTTGTTTATAGGAACATTGACCTGCCTGTAGAGGCTTCTGTACTCAGAAATTTTCTGTCGGCAAGGCTACCGCATTATATGTTGCCTGCACGCTTTATATCCCTTGAAACCATTCCTTTAACAAAAAATGGTAAGGTTGATTACCTGGCATTGCAATATGTTGGGAATCAGGAGCAGGTACTGAGGGTGAAACATGAAGCAAAAACCCCAATAGAAAGATCCACATTGGAAGTCTGGGAGAAAGTACTTCGTCAGAACGATCTTTCGATAAGAGATAATTTCTTTGAAGCAGGAGGTGATTCTATCAAAGCTGTTCAGATCGCTTCCCGTTTATTGGAAAAGGGAATCAAGGTAGAGGTTAAAAAAATCCTCACCTATCAGACTATTGAAGAAATAAGCAGGCACAGTGAACAGGTTGAGGTGGCTGTCCGTCAGAATCATAAAAATAACATTGATATGGCAGAAGGGTTCTCTCCGATAGCTGCCTGGTTCTTTAGTCATCAATTTAAGAAAGCTGAGTTTTTTAATCAATCAGTTGTATTGAAATTCAAGCTGGAAGTGAATATCGGACTGTTGGAACAGGCATTTCAGAAACTGATTGCTCATCATGATGCCCTGAGGTTAAATTACAATACAAAAAGAAAGCTGCTCTTTATTAATGAAAAACACCTGAGTCATTCTTTTTCTGTGACACAGTTGACAGGACCTGAATTATTGCCAGATTTAAAATGTAGCTTCAATCTGGAAAGCTCTTTACTCTTAAAAGCTGCAGTTTTTAGCAACGATCAGGCTTCTGATTTTTTATTTATTACTGCGCATCACTTAATCACTGATGGCGTATCCTGGCGAATTCTTCTGGAAGATCTGTTTACTGCTTACATGCAACTGAGTGCTCAACAAAGCATAGCATTGCCTGCGAAAACAGCTGTTTTTATAGATTGGGATAAGATTAGAAGGATCAAAAAATACCAATGGCAGGAAGAGTACTGGAAAAAACAAGAATCCCAGAATTTTTCTATACCTCTGGATTTTGAAACCGTTAACTGGACGGTGGGTAATAAAGGTAAAGTTTACGGTCTCCTGTCCCAGGATAAAACCGATTTTCTAACTGGAAAGGCGAATAAACCTTATCGGACAGATGCTCAGATACTTTTGTTGACCGCTCTAGCACTTGCATTAAAAGACTGGACCGGTTCTGAGCGGCCTGTGATAGAGATGGAAAATCATGGGAGGAATCTTGAATTTGCTGATGTCTCCAGGACAATAGGCTGGTTTACGGCGATTTATCCTTTGTTGTTACGAGTAGGTGATTTAGGAATCGGAAGTCAGATTAAAAATATTAAAGAACAGGTAAAGGCTGTGCCCGATGATGGGGTTGGATATGGAGTGTTAAAGTACACTACCGATCACGGTCAAAATAATTCAATTGCAGAAGTAAGATTTAATTACCTGGGACATTTTGATTCAGAGTTCAATAATGATCTTTTTTCTTATACGGGAATTTATGATACTGAAGATGTTGCAGCTGAAAATCAGCTGACAGCTAAACTTGATTTAAACATGATGGTTATCGGAGGTCAGCTTCAATTAGAAATTGCCTTTAATAAAGAAGCTCATAAGATGTCTACCATGACGACGTTACTAAATTCTTTTATTCAGCACCTGAATATGATTCTGGATCATGTAAGAAATGAAGACGATATACATTTTAGCCCATCTGATTTTGATTCTGTTGAAATTGATCAAAACGAACTTGATTCCCTTTTTGATTAA
- a CDS encoding outer membrane beta-barrel family protein, which produces MRTTLFTLIFIITSLNNLIASPLRDRTILKGSHYTLAEKPNRQTGYVIQGKVTNVNHQAIDYATIIIKKINSGKVIQSTFTDSIGSFQLNVSEKGEYLIGVSAIGTFPLSISLTLGEQQQVKLPDIILTANVSNLKEVVVTGKKAYIEQKLDRTVINVGSLISNDGANALEVLEKSPGVVVDGNGNISFKGKSGVTVFIDGKPSYLSGNSLANYLKSLPSSVLDQLELMDNPPAKYDAAGNSGVINIKTKKSKIKGFNGSLSANLGQAHYTQTSQSLNLNYRINKINIFSNAAYSLNHSYRKLNLGRNYFDSNGNFNSAFEQIQYIKSKTNAANLKIGMDYYLSPKTTWGIVFTGAATPGKVDNPSDNRLLNNTLQLDSLITANNKSKNRFYNGGINLNYSHQFDSLGKQLTFDLDYLNYNSRINQTFINQSFGPDCTLTNTQIIKDNLPTNIHISSARADYTLPLNKGAKLEAGAKGSYVNTDNEANYFNERNGTSTIDYNLTNRFTYKENVNAIYLNLNKNFNRLSLQLGLRLENTNAKGHQTGNPTRKDSSFVKNYTNLFPTAYFSYKLDSSGTNLLIVSYGRRIRRPYYQDLNPFITLSDKFTYSSGNPFLKPQYSDNYKLSYSYKSTITAALYYNHITDIQNEIVRQEGNIFINGTGNIGTATYLGASVNLALQPTKWWFLNTYIQVFRNNFKGQLFSSYIDQSSTFGEINLTNQFTLPQGWSAEIGGFYITRRANGQFINYANGQLNAGIQKKILNNNGSVKLNARDLLNTYTTDGIANYIPNATSSFRNRYNSQVFTLGFTYNFAQSKNGAKKRKTGSVDVEKDRVKTQ; this is translated from the coding sequence ATGCGCACTACTCTTTTCACCCTTATTTTTATAATTACGTCCTTAAATAATTTAATTGCATCTCCATTAAGGGATCGGACTATTCTAAAGGGGAGTCACTATACATTAGCAGAAAAGCCTAACAGGCAAACTGGTTACGTAATTCAGGGAAAGGTAACCAACGTCAATCATCAGGCTATAGACTATGCCACAATTATTATCAAAAAAATCAACTCCGGTAAAGTCATACAATCTACCTTTACTGACAGTATTGGCTCATTCCAATTAAATGTATCAGAAAAAGGAGAATATCTGATTGGCGTCTCAGCGATAGGCACCTTTCCATTATCAATAAGCTTAACACTAGGAGAACAACAACAGGTCAAACTTCCTGACATCATCCTAACAGCCAACGTTAGCAATTTAAAAGAGGTTGTTGTAACTGGCAAAAAAGCATATATCGAGCAGAAGCTAGACCGTACAGTAATCAATGTGGGTTCACTGATTTCTAATGATGGAGCCAATGCACTCGAAGTCCTTGAAAAATCACCGGGGGTGGTTGTGGACGGAAACGGAAATATCAGCTTTAAAGGAAAATCAGGTGTTACCGTATTTATTGATGGCAAACCCAGCTACTTATCAGGAAACAGCCTTGCCAATTATCTAAAGTCACTTCCGTCCTCCGTTTTAGATCAGTTAGAATTAATGGACAATCCTCCTGCAAAATACGACGCAGCAGGAAACTCCGGAGTGATTAACATTAAGACAAAAAAATCTAAGATAAAAGGGTTTAACGGCTCCTTATCCGCCAATTTAGGACAAGCACATTATACACAAACCAGCCAAAGCCTAAATCTAAATTATCGCATCAATAAAATAAATATTTTTTCCAATGCAGCTTATAGTCTAAACCATAGCTATCGGAAACTAAATCTGGGCCGGAATTATTTCGACAGCAACGGAAACTTCAATTCTGCTTTTGAACAAATACAATACATCAAAAGTAAGACCAATGCCGCAAACCTTAAGATCGGCATGGATTATTACTTATCTCCCAAAACAACATGGGGCATCGTTTTCACGGGCGCAGCAACTCCAGGTAAAGTGGACAACCCCTCGGATAATAGATTACTAAACAACACACTCCAGCTGGACTCATTAATCACCGCTAACAACAAAAGCAAAAATCGCTTTTACAATGGAGGAATTAACCTCAATTATAGCCATCAGTTTGACAGTCTGGGAAAACAACTAACATTTGATCTGGATTATTTAAACTACAATTCACGCATCAACCAAACCTTTATAAATCAGTCATTTGGACCAGACTGCACCCTAACAAACACCCAGATCATTAAGGATAATTTACCGACAAACATCCATATCTCATCTGCCAGGGCAGATTACACCCTACCCTTAAATAAAGGAGCTAAACTGGAGGCGGGTGCCAAAGGAAGCTACGTAAACACCGATAATGAAGCCAACTATTTCAATGAGCGGAATGGAACAAGTACAATCGATTACAACTTAACCAATCGTTTTACATACAAGGAGAATGTTAACGCAATATACCTCAACCTGAATAAAAATTTCAACAGACTCTCCCTACAACTCGGACTACGCCTGGAAAATACAAATGCGAAAGGTCATCAAACCGGAAACCCAACCCGAAAGGACTCTTCTTTTGTTAAAAATTACACCAATTTATTTCCTACTGCATATTTTTCTTACAAACTTGATAGCTCAGGGACAAATTTACTGATTGTTTCCTATGGCAGAAGAATACGCAGACCGTATTATCAGGACCTAAATCCTTTCATCACCCTTTCAGATAAATTCACCTATTCATCGGGGAACCCATTCTTAAAACCTCAATATTCAGACAACTATAAACTATCTTACAGTTATAAAAGTACAATTACCGCAGCACTCTACTACAATCACATTACCGACATTCAGAACGAAATCGTCAGGCAAGAGGGAAATATTTTCATTAATGGCACTGGAAATATTGGAACAGCAACATATCTCGGCGCATCCGTTAATCTCGCGTTACAACCAACCAAATGGTGGTTCTTAAACACCTACATACAAGTTTTTAGAAATAACTTCAAAGGACAGCTATTCTCCAGCTACATTGACCAATCCTCCACCTTCGGAGAGATCAACCTAACCAATCAATTCACTTTACCTCAAGGATGGAGTGCTGAAATCGGAGGGTTTTATATCACGCGCAGAGCAAATGGCCAATTTATTAATTATGCTAACGGACAACTAAATGCTGGCATTCAGAAAAAAATATTAAACAACAATGGATCAGTTAAATTAAATGCAAGAGATCTCCTCAATACCTACACCACTGATGGGATAGCGAACTATATTCCAAATGCAACTTCTTCTTTCAGAAACCGATATAATTCACAAGTATTCACACTAGGATTCACCTATAATTTTGCACAATCCAAGAATGGCGCAAAAAAACGCAAAACAGGAAGTGTTGATGTTGAAAAAGACCGGGTTAAAACACAATAA